The following proteins are co-located in the Trichomycterus rosablanca isolate fTriRos1 chromosome 14, fTriRos1.hap1, whole genome shotgun sequence genome:
- the LOC134326810 gene encoding uncharacterized protein LOC134326810 isoform X1 — MSSMIDPCMIGMYLLVEFVDEGTTSPVAAEWYHEGISWWPPYTDKAKLLKSIRGSEVPNVSRGWTQHQARILYSSDCLDKVVQKWRISCETSDLNSDNDFPRKRKPKKPFEFIEKSQAKWHPSPQKQNLKMKKKTVHSLPPPPIPPPPPADHRNPGTNRSMMSQDECFQTNVQGYSDETSFPESRQVMSKAQSYQGRIQDAWFTEPTQQSKITFVIYAIHRNPLLDKYLSKQIEKYT; from the exons ATGAGTAGCATGATAGATCCCTGTATGATAGGAATGTACCTACTGGTTGAATTTGTGGATGAGGGAACAACAAGCCCGGTGGCAGCAGAGTGGTACCATGAGGGCATATCATGGTGGCCTCCATACACAGACAAAGCCAAACTTCTAAAAAGTATCCGAGGCAGTGAGGTCCCAAATGTGAGCAGAGGATGGACACAGCACCAAGCTCGTATCCTTTACAGCTCAG aTTGTTTGGACAAGGTCGTCCAGAAATGGAGAATATCCTGCGAGACCTCGGATTTAAATTCAGACAATGATTTCCCACGAAAACGAAA aCCTAAAAAGCCATTTGAATTTATTGAAAAGTCTCAAGCAAAATGGCATCCCAGCCCTCAAAAACAGAATctcaaaatgaaaaagaaaacagtgcattccctaccaccaccaccaataccaccaccaccacctgctGACCATCGAAATCCTGGAACAAACAGAAGTA TGATGTCACAGGATGAGTGCTTCCAGACAAATGTTCAGGGATACTCGGATGAAACCTCCTTCCCAGAATCTAGACAAG tgatGTCAAAGGCCCAGTCCTATCAGGGAAGAATTCAGGATGCTTGGTTCACTGAACCAACACAGCAGAGTAAAATcacatttgtcatatatgctATTCATAGAAACCCCCTGCTTGATAAGTATTTATCAAAACAAATAGAGAAATATACATAA
- the LOC134326810 gene encoding uncharacterized protein LOC134326810 isoform X3 produces MSSMIDPCMIGMYLLVEFVDEGTTSPVAAEWYHEGISWWPPYTDKAKLLKSIRGSEVPNVSRGWTQHQARILYSSDCLDKVVQKWRISCETSDLNSDNDFPRKRKPKKPFEFIEKSQAKWHPSPQKQNLKMKKKTVHSLPPPPIPPPPPADHRNPGTNRSMMSKAQSYQGRIQDAWFTEPTQQSKITFVIYAIHRNPLLDKYLSKQIEKYT; encoded by the exons ATGAGTAGCATGATAGATCCCTGTATGATAGGAATGTACCTACTGGTTGAATTTGTGGATGAGGGAACAACAAGCCCGGTGGCAGCAGAGTGGTACCATGAGGGCATATCATGGTGGCCTCCATACACAGACAAAGCCAAACTTCTAAAAAGTATCCGAGGCAGTGAGGTCCCAAATGTGAGCAGAGGATGGACACAGCACCAAGCTCGTATCCTTTACAGCTCAG aTTGTTTGGACAAGGTCGTCCAGAAATGGAGAATATCCTGCGAGACCTCGGATTTAAATTCAGACAATGATTTCCCACGAAAACGAAA aCCTAAAAAGCCATTTGAATTTATTGAAAAGTCTCAAGCAAAATGGCATCCCAGCCCTCAAAAACAGAATctcaaaatgaaaaagaaaacagtgcattccctaccaccaccaccaataccaccaccaccacctgctGACCATCGAAATCCTGGAACAAACAGAAGTA tgatGTCAAAGGCCCAGTCCTATCAGGGAAGAATTCAGGATGCTTGGTTCACTGAACCAACACAGCAGAGTAAAATcacatttgtcatatatgctATTCATAGAAACCCCCTGCTTGATAAGTATTTATCAAAACAAATAGAGAAATATACATAA
- the LOC134326810 gene encoding uncharacterized protein LOC134326810 isoform X2 has translation MYLLVEFVDEGTTSPVAAEWYHEGISWWPPYTDKAKLLKSIRGSEVPNVSRGWTQHQARILYSSDCLDKVVQKWRISCETSDLNSDNDFPRKRKPKKPFEFIEKSQAKWHPSPQKQNLKMKKKTVHSLPPPPIPPPPPADHRNPGTNRSMMSQDECFQTNVQGYSDETSFPESRQVMSKAQSYQGRIQDAWFTEPTQQSKITFVIYAIHRNPLLDKYLSKQIEKYT, from the exons ATGTACCTACTGGTTGAATTTGTGGATGAGGGAACAACAAGCCCGGTGGCAGCAGAGTGGTACCATGAGGGCATATCATGGTGGCCTCCATACACAGACAAAGCCAAACTTCTAAAAAGTATCCGAGGCAGTGAGGTCCCAAATGTGAGCAGAGGATGGACACAGCACCAAGCTCGTATCCTTTACAGCTCAG aTTGTTTGGACAAGGTCGTCCAGAAATGGAGAATATCCTGCGAGACCTCGGATTTAAATTCAGACAATGATTTCCCACGAAAACGAAA aCCTAAAAAGCCATTTGAATTTATTGAAAAGTCTCAAGCAAAATGGCATCCCAGCCCTCAAAAACAGAATctcaaaatgaaaaagaaaacagtgcattccctaccaccaccaccaataccaccaccaccacctgctGACCATCGAAATCCTGGAACAAACAGAAGTA TGATGTCACAGGATGAGTGCTTCCAGACAAATGTTCAGGGATACTCGGATGAAACCTCCTTCCCAGAATCTAGACAAG tgatGTCAAAGGCCCAGTCCTATCAGGGAAGAATTCAGGATGCTTGGTTCACTGAACCAACACAGCAGAGTAAAATcacatttgtcatatatgctATTCATAGAAACCCCCTGCTTGATAAGTATTTATCAAAACAAATAGAGAAATATACATAA